Proteins encoded within one genomic window of Leptidea sinapis chromosome 7, ilLepSina1.1, whole genome shotgun sequence:
- the LOC126965481 gene encoding zinc finger protein 658B-like, whose translation MNVSFSSSGHLKTHSRIHTGEKPYPCNVCGKSFSETGSLKIHSRIHTGDKPYPCNLCGKRFSSSGHLKTHSRIHSGDKPYPCNLCAKSFIQSNDLKRHIRIHTGDKPYACDVCGKSFCSSGHLKTHSRIHTGEKPYPCNVSGKSFSETGSLKIHSRIHTGDKPYPCNLCGKRFSSSGHLKTHSRIHSGDKPYPCNLCAKSFIQSNDLKRHIRIHTGDKPYACDVCGKSFCSSGHLKTHSRIHTGEKPYPCNVCGKSFSETGSLKIHSRIHTGDKPYPCNLCGKRFSSSGHLKTHSRIHSGDKPYPCNLCAKSFIQSNDLKRHIRIHTGDKPYACDVCGKSFCSSGHLKTHSRIHTGEKPYPCNVCGKSFSETGSLKIHSRIHTGEKPYPCNVCGKSFSETSKLRRHSRTHTGDKPYRCNLCGKSFIQSSDLKRHIRIHTADKPYACDVCGKSFSSSGHLNTHRRIHTGEKPYACDMCGKSFSKSGHLKTHSKIHTGDKPYPCIVCGKSFSETGKLKRHSRIHTGDKPYTCDICPLKFTHKQSLVNHLQKHML comes from the exons agtttcagttCATCTGGTCATTTGAAGActcatagtagaatacataccggggAAAAACCTTACCCATGCAatgtatgtggtaagagtttcagtgaAACTGGTAGTTTGAAGatacatagtagaatacataccggtgataaaccttacccaTGCAATTTGTGTGGTAAGAGATTCAGTTCATCTGGTCATTTGAAgacacatagtagaatacatagcggtgataaaccttacccaTGCAATCTGTGTGCTAAGAGTTTCATTCAATCTAATGATTTGAAGAGACATattagaatacataccggtgataaaccttacgcATGCgatgtgtgtggtaagagtttctgTTCATCTGGTCATTTGAAgacacatagtagaatacataccggtgaaaaACCTTACCCATGCAATGTaagtggtaagagtttcagtgaAACTGGTAGTTTGAAGatacatagtagaatacataccggtgataaaccttacccaTGCAATTTGTGTGGTAAGAGATTCAGTTCATCTGGTCATTTGAAgacacatagtagaatacatagcggtgataaaccttacccaTGCAATCTGTGTGCTAAGAGTTTCATTCAATCTAATGATTTGAAGAGACATattagaatacataccggtgataaaccttacgcATGCgatgtgtgtggtaagagtttctgTTCATCTGGTCATTTGAAgacacatagtagaatacataccggtgaaaaACCTTACCCATGCAatgtatgtggtaagagtttcagtgaAACTGGTAGTTTGAAGatacatagtagaatacataccggtgataaaccttacccaTGCAATTTGTGTGGTAAGAGATTCAGTTCATCTGGTCATTTGAAgacacatagtagaatacatagcggtgataaaccttacccaTGCAATCTGTGTGCTAAGAGTTTCATTCAATCTAATGATTTGAAGAGACATattagaatacataccggtgataaaccttacgcATGCgatgtgtgtggtaagagtttctgTTCATCTGGTCATTTGAAgacacatagtagaatacataccggtgaaaaGCCTTACCCATGCAatgtatgtggtaagagtttcagtgaAACTGGTAGTTTGAAGatac atagtagaatacataccggtgaaaaACCTTACCCATGCAatgtatgtggtaagagtttcagtgaAACTAGTAAATTGAGGAGACATAGTAGAacacataccggtgataaaccttaccgATGCAATctgtgtggtaagagtttcattCAATCTAGTGATTTGAAGAGACATATTAGAATACATACCGCCGACAAACCTTACGCATGCGatgtatgtggtaagagtttcagttCATCTGGTCATTTGAACACACAtcgtagaatacataccggtgagaAGCCGTACGCATGCGATatgtgtggtaagagtttcagtaAATCTGGTCATTTGAAGACACATAGTaaaatacataccggtgataaaccttacccaTGCATcgtatgtggtaagagtttcagtgaAACTGGTAAATTGAagagacatagtagaatacataccggtgataaaccatATACATGCGACATTTGTCCGCTGAAATTTACTCATAAACAATCTCTtgttaatcatttacagaaacacatgttataa